A portion of the Brassica napus cultivar Da-Ae unplaced genomic scaffold, Da-Ae ScsIHWf_419;HRSCAF=648, whole genome shotgun sequence genome contains these proteins:
- the LOC125603870 gene encoding uncharacterized protein LOC125603870 — protein sequence MQFSVKAYLLLLQALARLWWFSSQLSVSSKRCLVAFELVAGSFPIGYFQICPAKGMWMQGRVLHRLLSRVGSGHVVKAVMIHKASQPAISTGLSRLQILPDSIVPFCSLRLGMDLNEITGFLSFKNLVPLFTPLSCVYNLRTALCLAVAFAKGVVPRLCISSTLL from the exons ATGCAGTTCTCAGTCAAGGCCTATCTTCTCTTGCTTCAAGCTCTCGCAAG GCTATGGTGGTTCTCCTCACAGCTCTCAGTCTCTTCAAAGAGGTGTTTGGTCGCCTTTGAGCTTGTAGCTGGGTCTTTCCCAATTGGTTACTTTCAGATTTGCCCGGCAAAGGGAATGTGGATGCAAGGCCGTGTCCTCCATCGCTTATTGAGTAGAGTGGGCTCTGGACACGTCGTCAAAGCGGTGATGATTCACAAAGCCTCTCAACCAGCAATATCAACTGGACTCTCAAGACTTCAGATTCTTCCGGACTCAATCGTCCCCTTCTGTTCCCTGCGCTTAGGGATGGACTTGAATGAGATTACAGGTTTCTTGAGCTTCAAAAACCTTGTTCCTCTCTTCACTCCGTTATCATGTGTTTATAATCTACGCACAGCATTATGTTTAGCTGTTGCTTTTGCAAAGGGTGTTGTACCCAGACTTTGTATTTCAAGTACTCTGCTTTGA